A part of Tigriopus californicus strain San Diego chromosome 10, Tcal_SD_v2.1, whole genome shotgun sequence genomic DNA contains:
- the LOC131889614 gene encoding band 7 protein AGAP004871-like isoform X2, with translation MMDSFPNGRGTSAAMAAQMLHDSVLRSRRSSPGDDESPMDHAPVLQKKAPVVIPAPILRPQHVYAPVAPLGMLTLGVFSKNKEETDEEKEIKKYAVGPDVEGPGLCAAILTFVSLVLVLVTMPLSLCVTVKVVQEYERAVVFRLGRLRSGGAKGPGLFFIMPCVDTYKKVDLRTVSFDVPPQEVLSRDSVTVSVDAVVYYRVSNPTMATNNIEDYSHSTRLLAATTLRNVLGTKNLAEILSEREIISQVMQNALDEATDPWGVKAERVEIKDVRLPVQLQRAMAAEAEAAREARAKVIAAEGEQKASRALREAASVIAESPSALQLRYLQTLNSIAAEHNSTIIFPMPMDIMSHFMGRKGGGKMDKQA, from the exons ATGATGGACTCGTTTCCCAATGGAAGAGGGACTTCCGCAGCCATGGCAGCACAAATGCTTCATGACTCGGTGCTCCGATCCAGGCGATCTTCGCCGGGTGACGATGAGTCGCCCATGGACCACGCCCCAGTGCTACAGAAAAAGGCTCCCGTTGTGATACCGGCCCCGATTCTCCGCCCCCAACACGTGTATGCACCCGTGGCTCCCCTTGGGATGCTCACGTTGGGCGTATTCTCTAAGAACAAAGAGGAGACCGATGAGGAGAAAGAGATCAAGAAATATGCCGTTGGAC CGGATGTTGAAGGTCCAGGGCTTTGTGCCGCCATTCTCACCTTTGTTTCATTAGTTCTGGTTCTCGTAACCATGCCTCTATCTCTCTGCGTGACAGTGAAG GTTGTTCAAGAGTATGAAAGGGCGGTTGTATTCCGATTGGGACGCCTGCGATCTGGAGGTGCCAAGGGTCCTGGGTTGTTCTTTATCATGCCTTGCGTGGACACCTACAAGAAAGTGGACCTTAGAACAGTTTCATTTGATGTCCCACCTCAAGAG GTTCTTTCTCGTGATTCTGTGACAGTCAGTGTGGATGCCGTGGTGTATTATCGAGTCTCTAACCCAACTATGGCCACCAATAATATTGAAGATTATAG TCACTCAACTCGACTTTTGGCAGCCACAACGCTCCGAAACGTTCTGGGCACGAAAAATCTCGCTGAGATTCTGTCGGAACGAGAAATTATCAGTCAAGTCATGCAGAACGCTCTCGACGAAGCCACCGATCCATGGGGCGTCAAGGCAGAAAGGGTTGAAAT tAAGGATGTGCGATTGCCCGTTCAACTTCAAAGGGCAATGGCCGCCGAGGCTGAGGCTGCTCGAGAGGCCAGGGCCAag GTCATAGCTGCCGAGGGAGAACAAAAGGCATCTCGAGCTCTCAGGGAAGCCGCAAGTGTCATTGCCGAAAGCCCTTCAGCCCTCCAG CTCCGATATCTGCAAACCTTGAACAGCATTGCTGCCGAGCACAATTCCACCATTATCTTCCCAATGCCCATGGACATTATGAGCCATTTCATGGGCCGCAAAGGTGGAGGGAAAATGGACAAGCAAGCTTAG